Sequence from the Christiangramia fulva genome:
GATAAAAAGATCATTTACTGTGTAGCCGATAAAGACGAGGATTCGCTACTCAGAGCCTATGAAAATTATCTTCAGAAAAATCAGAAAGATAAGGTTCAGAAGCTTAAAAAAGCAGGATATTTTTTTCAGGAAATACCACAGATCACCTTTCAGAAATCAACAAATATCAAACACTTGTTCAGTTATAACTCCACAAATGAACTGGAAACTTATGAAGTGATTTCCCCGCCTCCTGAATTGATAAGTTAAACCTGGAATCTCAAATAAAACTTATTAATTCAAAAACAAAATATCATGAAATATGCTTTAAAAGCAGCACTATTGCTTTTCCTAACCATCAACTTAAGTTCCTGTGAAAAAGATGAAGGCATTCCGCCGGAATTAAATTTCAAGACCGGTGCCGGTTATACCAGTAGCGATGCGACACTCGCCTCCGGGACTGTGCTGAAAGTTGGGATAGAAGCCGACAGGACCGAAGATAAAGACAACCTGAAGGTTTTCAATGTCTCCAAATCTATTGACGGTGGCACTCCTGAAACTGTATTGAATAAATCACTGACCGATGATCAGGGGGTTCATTTTGAATATGATTTCACCGAGACCCTGGAAGGCGAAAGCGGCCAGGTAAACGTCTATACTTTTACGATCACCAATCGTGACGGGATCACGAATCAACTGGAACTGGAGATTACTATAGAATAGCCGGTTTCGAAATAGTTCAAAGGAGCTGTACGGAAAGTCAAAAAAACGTCATCCTGAACCTTCCTGACGTTCAGCTTGACGAAAAAAAACTTTTGGGACAGCTCCTTTTTATTTTTAATGATCGCATAGAAATTTTGAATAACGAATTTCGTCGAACAAAAACAGAAGCCCGTAAATTGCGGTTATAAATATTACAGGATTTGCCAAGACCCAAAAAATCATTCGAAACCAATAATATCAATTTTCGGGAGAGCTTTGCTTCCCTGAAATTCGTGCCGCGTTTTTTTAAAGAGATCCGTCGCGTGAATCCTATGCTGTTCTACGCGAATGTCATTGGTCGTATCCTCAATGCGGTGCTTCCGGTAGTGATGCTCTGGCTGGGGAAACTGATCATCGATGAGGTGGTAGCACAAATGGCTGCGAAAACTAAAGATCTTGATCATTTATGGATCCTGGTGGGAGCAGAGTTCCTGCTGGCGATATTTTCCGATCTTTTAAGCCGGGGGATAAGCCTTAGCGATGCCCTGCTGGGTGACCAGTACTCCATAGACACTTCAGTAAAGATCATCAGGAAAACCTCGGAGCTGAACCTGGCTCATCTGGAAGATTCGGAATTCTACGACAAGCTGGAACGTGCAAGACAACAAACCACAGGCCGCGTGGGACTCATGTCGAACATTCTCACCCAGGGAGAAGATATTATCGTGATCATTTCCTTACTGGCGGGAGTCGTCGCTTTCGAGCCCTGGCTGATCCTTTTGCTGGTGGTTTCCATCATTCCTACCATCATCAACGAAATTAAATTCAGCGGCACCAGTTATTCGCTGGCAAGAAGCTGGACGCAGGAACGGCGGGAACTGGATTATTTGCGTTATGCCGGCGCCAGTGATGTGACCGCGAAGGAGGTGAAATTATTCGGACTCTCGGAATATCTGGCCAACAGGTTTAAGGGCCTTTCAGACCAATATTATTTGCAGAGCAAGAGACTGGCGAAACAGCGCGCCGGCTGGGGTTCCTTTTTTAATGTTATTGGTACGGTCGCTTATTATGGCGCCTATATTTTTATCGTATTTCAAACGGTGGCCGGAGTATTTTCTTTGGGTGACCTTACTTTCCTTTCCGGATCTTTCAACAGGTTGCGGTCTAAATTGCAGGGATTCTTCACGCGTTTTACCCAAATTACCGAAAGCGCCCTATATCTCCAGGATTATTTCGATTTTCTCGATATGTCTTTCACGGAAGATACAGAAGAAAAGAAACTGCCTTTGCCGGAAAAAATTCAAAAAGGTTTTGAGTTCAAAAATGTGG
This genomic interval carries:
- a CDS encoding ABC transporter ATP-binding protein, producing the protein MPRPKKSFETNNINFRESFASLKFVPRFFKEIRRVNPMLFYANVIGRILNAVLPVVMLWLGKLIIDEVVAQMAAKTKDLDHLWILVGAEFLLAIFSDLLSRGISLSDALLGDQYSIDTSVKIIRKTSELNLAHLEDSEFYDKLERARQQTTGRVGLMSNILTQGEDIIVIISLLAGVVAFEPWLILLLVVSIIPTIINEIKFSGTSYSLARSWTQERRELDYLRYAGASDVTAKEVKLFGLSEYLANRFKGLSDQYYLQSKRLAKQRAGWGSFFNVIGTVAYYGAYIFIVFQTVAGVFSLGDLTFLSGSFNRLRSKLQGFFTRFTQITESALYLQDYFDFLDMSFTEDTEEKKLPLPEKIQKGFEFKNVGFKYPKSAKWVVRNINFELKAGEKMAFVGENGAGKTTLIKLLLRFYEPTEGEILLDDVSIKRFDQAAYQQYFGVIFQDFVKFELTLKENIAMGEIDEIDNQERIDSAAEKSLAREVVSDLPLGYSQPLGKRFKHGKDLSGGQWQKIAIARAYMKDAEVLILDEPTSALDARAETEAFQRFIELTEGKTAVIISHRFSTVRIADRIMVLKNGSVLEIGTHQELMKNDKLYAELFRLQASGYQ